The Aspergillus fumigatus Af293 chromosome 3, whole genome shotgun sequence region CGGTAGCCTCCCtctcggtgatggtggtgtaCCCAGCAGGGTGTCCATCGAAGGCCTTGATTGCATTGTCCAGGTCGGTGTACTTGTTTGCGGTGTCGTCGAGACTATGCACAACGTCGTTGACAGTGTTGGGGACTGGAAGGGCActggtgctgctgatgagggCGGTGGCCACGAGGGCGCTGAAGAGACTCTTGATAGCAACCATCTTGGTTGTTGTTGTAGACCAGGTGTGTTGTTTGGGAAGCGAAGGATGCAATTGGCTTAAGAGCGTGGCAGTGAGGAGAATGCAAGTGGAGGATAAAGGGCGAGGACAGAGAGAGGTGAGGTGAAAAGGGAGTATTTATATCTTCTGGATGTGAGACAAATGAGGCTAAATGCTCGCTTAGAGAGAAAGGTGAATATGGGAGATCAAAGATGAAGTGATAATGTCAAGAGTGGATCCATGATAGTGGAATATTCCTGGATAGTGAACTAAGAAGATTCATGGCAGTTTTATGACCCTTGATATAACGACGAAAAGACAGTGAATTACTTATGATATTCATGCAATACTCCAGATTATAGTAACCGTCACTCCCTAGATGACAGCAGCGCCATGACCTTACAGTTAAGCAGGATCTAAATGTCAAGACTCCCTTCCATTCACACCCTCTACAAAGCGTGAATATGGACTCTTTGAATGGTCAAGCCCGTTATGAATATCCATGATCAGGCCACAATCAAAAATCCCTTCTTCCATTATCGTGCCTTCTCCTACAGGTGGCTTGGAACGCCAGATTGCTCGAGATGCGTGAGCTCCAACAGCGAGACcggttggccttgctgctgggatCCACATTCCTCCAAACTACTGCAGGCTGAGAGCGCTGCAACGAGGAGTGCTGCGCAAACACGGAGACGCATGGGCTATTGATATCCAGACATCTAGCGCCTTCCTCCCTCTAGCACGGCACGAGAGCTTGCTGATGTGAGCACACAATATAAACCTCAAGCACAAGGCCTTGGCGCTCACGTTCCAGGACATAACTGATATTGGTGATAAGAGAACATCTTCGGCCAGCGATATGACGAGCAAGACTTGACTCTGCCCAGTCTATATACTTTCAGTGCATCTATCTTTGAATCTAGAAAAACGTGAATTACGATTCCCCTGGCACGATGCACGATTGAGCTCTGGCAAGTTGGCAAATACCACTCTGCATCTTCTCAAGAGATTAATGTGCGATTGGATTGCGCATTTACCGATTAGAGGCATTGCCACTCTAGCCAACACTATACACAGGTGTTGGTTGGTTCAGCAGTATGTCGCAGCGGGGCATCAGCCTTGACCGAATGCAACTGAATCAGGCTTGGCATGTGCCTTGATGCATTAATCGATGCAGATGGGAAAGTCCCCTGTGCCAATTGCGACACCCTGGAACAAGGGCGGCCTTGTTCGGATCGAGCTATGCACCCCGAGAAATGTTTTCGCAGCGCAGTGAGAGTGAGGCAGGCACATCTTGTTGTGTATGATGCCCTCAAGGCCATCACGAACACGCAGTCCGGAAACTCCGCCCATGAATTACCCAACGATCGATGGACTGCGATCAAATAGCAGGGCAGGTCTGGTATGGACTATTGCGTGCAATCATCCACTTGAGCCTGACTGAGTCTAGATCTGTCGACGGCAATCTAAACTGTACTTAAATGTGTGGGGCACGGGAGTGAGACACTCTTCGTTGGCATGGACGGGAGGGGCCTGGGGACGGTTGGCGTCCCAGATCGCTCTTTAGGTGGGGAGCCCCAAATCGAAacatgaaagaaaagatagGGTATGACAGCATCAATACCGGAGAAGAACACGAGGTAGATACGCGCCGCACTGTTCAGGGGTCGCAGTCCAAGCAACAGTGCGGTCGTGCCAGACGGCGTCGTGGGGCTTTAGGGTTTAGAACTTGCTCCCGTCAAACTAGGAGGCCTCGGTTCGAGGTGCCATTTGGCCCCTGGGCCCTACGCAACATCCTGGTCATCAACATGACACGGTACCATTCGCACCACTCATTTATGCTCATCAAGCAAGCAGCGTTATTCGTACTTAAGATGGCCAAATGAAGCATCACCTGGTcgtggagaagaaagaaactGGTGGCATATGCAAAGTGTTCAACGCCTTGTACCAGATTCCTTCATTCATGGTTGGATCAGTAAGGAAGTCAAATAACATTATAAGGAGTACAACTGACACATCTTTGTATACCTCTCAGAGTACTGACAGGATCGTTTTAGACTTATGAGCGCGGTTCGGCTGGAGAAATGCGTGAAATTGTGTTCCGCAAGGATAGCGGATATCAACTGCTCCCAAACACAAGCTCGCGGCAAAGCCCAGTTGCTCGGTTCATTGACCACTGCACAAGGAGCGAGGCTCAACTAGGGGCGTTCCCTTAAGGCCAAGGCTTCCATCCCTACTCGTCCAATTGATGTTCAGCAACGCGAAGAAACTCGTTTGGTTAAGTGAAGAAGTTGCTCAGCACAAGGTCCGCGGTCGTCACCAGGCGTCCGACACAGAAGGCCAAAAAATCCAGAATACAAAGGCTCAAACCCCGCTGAGGACAAAGGCAACAGCGGTCAACATCGCACTAATAAACTTCCTGGGGTGTGTCACAGTGCTGATTGTCAGCCTGCCAACCGGGAGTGGCCTACATAACTCCTTACCTTTCAGAGACTCAGACTGGTGGTGTTGGCACTCTGGTAAGCTCCCTATTTCCTCCAGCCTACCACATGTTGATGTATGGGCTGCTGACCTACTTCAAGTAGAATCCCTACTTATTTACCCGGCTCCTTCGGGAGAAATACCTAGCAGCTGTGGACTCAAGACTATCAATTACATAGGCAACACCCAGGACCAACGCCAGGCACTGAAGAACCTATGGTGGCGTCAGTACTGGCCAGCATGATCACTGATTTTGGAGATATATATGGGAACAACATGAGCATTGCAAAGAAATTGAACGTCTCAGATTGTGAGCAAAATATACCAAATTGCAGACTCCAAGGTGGCGCGTGGAAATACGAGCATGTTAGCTTCGAACCGGCATAGGCCACTGAATGGCAAGGATTAGAGTGTGCTGTCGATATGTACAACATGGTTGGTAAAATGACTGACCCTATTGATTGGTTGTTTCGTATTTATTCACCATCGTTGTCCATCAAGCCCCTCGTCTGGATTTTCCCTCCAGTGTCTGGTCATCCCTGTAACACAGACAGACGATATTCTCAGCTCGGCGGATCAGACCAACGCCCACCAATCGGCCACTGACGGCGTACTCTATCGTGCGAGCGTCCAGTGGCGCAGTTAGTTCTTCATGGAGTTAAAGAAAGCTAAGCGACATTGATTCCATAGCTCATAACATGTTAGATATCGAAGCCAGATGTGACAAGTCAGGGAAAAGTCCAATCGATGGGAGATCGTGCCGGCGGCGCAATGTTACACAATGTGCTGTCTTCCGGGAATGCCCCTGTCATTGCAAGGCAGAACAATTTCCGATATGTCACATCTCTCATCTGACATATAAGATGAACGCATCGGCAGCATAGTTTGGCATTCGTTCCTACCTTCCCCGGAGAACCCAGCGACCATCTGCTCAATCAATCTCCAAAAGATGCACTCCGCTTTCATCGTCCTCGCGGCTCTGGCTGCAGCCGTTTTCGTGGAGGGAACCGATGTCCAAGTGTTCCAAGCAGGCCCCACGACCCTTCCTCTGCACGCCGTAAAGGCCAGCGTCGTTAATGCCAATGCTGTCGCAACCACTCTCGCCATCAAGTGCGAGGGAAACGTATGCACCCCCGGTGATCACTGCGGCCTCTGCAGCCCTTTCACCATCACCCAGGGCCCGTCCACCTACAGCGTCAGCGCAGTCTACTCAGCCTCTGTGGGTGGAGTCGAGGAAACGCACACTGTAGTACAAGACTGCGACATCACCTCATCCACCGAGTTGGCCACGTGCACACTGTCCGCCAAAGTGGAAGTCTCGGCACTTGGAAGAAAGACCGCCACCTCGTCCTCGGCGACGGTTACCTTCCACTCTGACGATATTTGGTATACACCTGTTTTGGTGACCGCTGGCGCGGAGAAGTTGACGGCTTCTCGAGCGACACAGTCAGTGTCAGAAACAACACAGACAGCGTCTACAGCAACGCAGACGGCTGGAAATAATGACGCTGTTGCTGTAAATGCTGCGCCGGGGAATATGGGGCTCGGTCAGGTTGCTGTTGTGGTTGTCGCTGCCGCTGCAATTGGGCTTTGGTAGCTGGTTGAAGGGGTCAAACTACATACAAAAGTCTGGAGTATAATTTGGTTGCTTCATCTTTGAACTTCCGCACGGCATGCACTGCCCGTGAGTCATTATGCTGATAGTGTCCGATCAAAGGCACTGAAGTTCTTAACGCCATCTTTATGTTGTCAACATCTTTCATCCTATTCTACTCCCGTCCTTTCTTATGTCGGGAAGCTTGGCAGCTgcagtagtagtagtattcaTGTATTCATACCCATACGGTGGCCTCTCGGGATCTGCTATGCCGAGAAGCCAGGAGCCTTGAGGTTAGACGAGATAAACTTAAGCAGACTGTCTGACAGAATAGTCAGCCCACATCCATAGCAGCGTTGCCAACGCGACAAAGAAGCAGCCAACGTTCCATGCTGTTGCCCAGTCTCCGAAAATGAGCTTGGCCACGAGGACCGGAACAAAATGCAAAGTCACAGCTAAAGGTAAGACGATGTGCTGTGAGCTAAATTCCCAGCCTTCTCGGATTCTCACGCCGTGGAACGGTAGCTCGCTTAGGTCAGGGCAGTGCCATACGTCAAATCTCTTCAGGATATCACTGCGTTTTCTATATCAGGCTTCTGGTCATTGTATAGTAAAGGTCAACACTCATAGGTGGCTATACACTAGCTCTTCTCTGTTAAGGAAACCGTTTAAAGCAGCAAGACGAGGGTCCGAAAAGAACATTGTCAATAGGGACCGTGTATCGAGACGCGAGCGTTGCCGTTGCGCGTCATGATACTCCTGCTCAGGGCATTCTGCGCCGCCGAAAAAGTGTGAGGCACAGTCCGGGAAACAATCTACTCTGCCTGTCGATAGATTGTATTGGCAAGGAAATTCCTGGGGTTGGTAATTTGTAATGATATCTTCCAATCGTCTTCTCTCGCCATCCAAATCCTCTATTTTATACATTCCCGTATAGATCGGCTTCATTTTGCCTCCTGACTTCAGCCCAGCGATCGAGATCTTGAAAAATCCGTCAGTACACTATCAGACAAACTGCACGCTGTATAGTGACATGACAAACCTTAACAATATCCACCTCTCTAACGC contains the following coding sequences:
- a CDS encoding putative GPI anchored cell wall protein → MHSAFIVLAALAAAVFVEGTDVQVFQAGPTTLPLHAVKASVVNANAVATTLAIKCEGNVCTPGDHCGLCSPFTITQGPSTYSVSAVYSASVGGVEETHTVVQDCDITSSTELATCTLSAKVEVSALGRKTATSSSATVTFHSDDIWYTPVLVTAGAEKLTASRATQSVSETTQTASTATQTAGNNDAVAVNAAPGNMGLGQVAVVVVAAAAIGLW